The following proteins come from a genomic window of Ferrovibrio sp. MS7:
- a CDS encoding DUF2889 domain-containing protein encodes MSGPLPLSLPLPEPAPRRHLHTRQTTYRGYLREDGLWDIEGELCDTKPYAYADRERGRMPPGTPVHHMLARLTVDDALVIRDAHFEMRAIPFSFCAGAAADAASFIGITLGGGWRRAVDERMRGTAGCSHLRELLYNIATAAFQTISPYREEFMAERGAPAGKNGLPFFLDQCYSWALTSPVVARYFPQFAVTKSAKRTGSD; translated from the coding sequence ATGTCTGGCCCGCTTCCACTTTCTCTTCCGCTTCCAGAGCCGGCACCACGCCGCCACCTGCATACCCGCCAGACCACCTATCGCGGCTATCTGCGCGAAGATGGCCTGTGGGATATCGAGGGCGAACTTTGCGACACCAAGCCCTATGCCTATGCCGACCGCGAGCGCGGCCGGATGCCGCCGGGTACCCCGGTGCATCACATGCTGGCGCGGCTGACGGTGGATGACGCGCTGGTGATCCGCGACGCGCATTTCGAGATGCGCGCGATCCCCTTCAGCTTCTGTGCCGGCGCCGCCGCCGATGCCGCCAGCTTCATCGGCATTACCCTGGGGGGCGGCTGGCGCCGCGCCGTGGACGAGCGCATGCGCGGCACCGCCGGCTGCTCGCATTTACGCGAACTGCTCTACAATATCGCCACCGCCGCCTTCCAGACCATCTCGCCCTATCGCGAGGAATTCATGGCCGAGCGCGGTGCGCCGGCCGGCAAGAACGGCCTGCCGTTCTTCCTCGATCAATGCTATTCCTGGGCCCTGACCAGCCCGGTGGTGGCGCGCTATTTCCCGCAATTCGCCGTGACGAAATCGGCCAAGCGCACGGGAAGCGACTGA
- a CDS encoding SDR family NAD(P)-dependent oxidoreductase: MPASGTSEHVAVISGAGGGIGRAIAAALHREGTRLALLDLERTALEETRREIGAAETDCLLLPCDITDAAASAKAIAEALAAFGRIDLLVNNAGRYQLNRLADPDAPAVYEQLYRINALAPLYLAHACREALVQSRGCIINMASTEAFIAGSVSLGYTASKHAVAGLTKALATELGPAGVRVNAIAPGVVETPMVAHLTSQKRHAEKMLTRTPLGRFAQPAEIASIVLFLASPAASYLTGAVLPADGAYMLT, translated from the coding sequence ATGCCAGCCTCTGGGACATCCGAGCATGTGGCCGTGATCAGCGGTGCGGGCGGCGGCATCGGTCGCGCCATCGCCGCCGCCCTGCATCGCGAAGGCACCCGGCTGGCGTTGCTGGATCTCGAACGCACGGCACTGGAGGAAACCCGGCGTGAGATCGGCGCCGCCGAAACAGACTGCCTGCTGCTGCCTTGCGATATCACCGATGCGGCGGCTTCGGCCAAGGCCATCGCCGAGGCGCTGGCCGCCTTCGGCCGGATCGACCTGCTGGTGAACAATGCTGGGCGTTATCAGCTCAACCGCCTAGCCGATCCGGATGCGCCGGCGGTGTATGAGCAGCTCTACCGCATCAATGCCCTGGCGCCGCTCTATCTTGCCCATGCCTGCCGCGAAGCCCTGGTGCAGAGCCGCGGCTGCATCATCAACATGGCCTCCACCGAAGCCTTCATCGCCGGCTCGGTTTCGCTCGGCTACACGGCCTCCAAGCATGCCGTGGCCGGGCTGACCAAGGCGCTGGCGACTGAACTTGGTCCGGCGGGCGTGCGCGTCAATGCGATTGCGCCGGGCGTGGTGGAAACGCCGATGGTGGCGCATCTCACCAGCCAGAAGCGCCATGCCGAGAAGATGCTCACCCGCACGCCGCTGGGCCGTTTCGCGCAGCCCGCTGAAATTGCCAGCATCGTGCTGTTCCTCGCCTCGCCGGCCGCCAGCTATCTCACCGGCGCGGTGCTGCCGGCCGATGGCGCCTATATGCTGACGTGA
- a CDS encoding acyl-CoA dehydrogenase family protein, which produces MNRLSEEQVLFQDALIKTIQKISPLEKTQALDARKTFDTDLHAALGDLGVLGLGVDERYGGSGGSTEHMIALCTLGGMATSMAVFCVVQFLITRLLKDNATEAQKQAYLVPLAAGRVKASFCLTEAGGGTDILRAMKTKAQKVAGGYKLNGAKMWISGAVTSDFYIVLARTAEGKTDGVSMLLVPSKAKGVTAREVETFAINGYDTCQVFFDDVFVQEENLIGVEGQGFRQVLATLNAERLNAAAVALGIAKGAFDYAAEYAKQRPAFNRTLSELHPVQHKLANVATAFEMAWLFLLDAAKRDEEGGAIDVASSMIKLTASNVVKQATDIGMEIMGAAGFDTAAPMQRYYRDHRLYAFAPLNDEMCRNLIAERYFGFKRAF; this is translated from the coding sequence ATGAATCGCCTTTCCGAAGAGCAGGTCCTGTTCCAGGACGCGCTGATCAAGACCATCCAGAAAATCTCACCCCTGGAAAAAACCCAGGCGCTGGATGCGCGCAAAACCTTCGATACCGACCTGCATGCGGCGCTGGGCGATCTCGGCGTGCTCGGCCTTGGCGTCGACGAACGCTATGGCGGCAGCGGCGGCAGCACCGAGCATATGATCGCGCTCTGCACGCTCGGCGGCATGGCCACTTCGATGGCGGTGTTCTGCGTGGTGCAGTTCCTGATCACCCGGCTGCTGAAGGACAATGCCACCGAGGCGCAGAAGCAGGCCTATCTGGTGCCGCTGGCGGCCGGCCGCGTGAAGGCGTCCTTCTGCCTCACCGAAGCCGGCGGCGGCACTGACATCCTGCGCGCGATGAAAACCAAGGCGCAGAAAGTGGCTGGCGGCTACAAGCTGAACGGCGCCAAGATGTGGATCAGCGGCGCCGTCACCTCCGATTTCTATATCGTGCTCGCGCGTACCGCCGAAGGCAAGACCGATGGCGTTTCCATGCTGCTGGTGCCGAGCAAGGCGAAAGGCGTGACTGCCCGCGAGGTCGAGACCTTCGCCATCAACGGCTACGATACCTGCCAGGTCTTCTTCGATGATGTGTTCGTGCAGGAAGAAAACCTGATCGGCGTCGAGGGCCAGGGCTTCCGCCAGGTGCTGGCGACGCTGAATGCCGAGCGCCTCAATGCCGCCGCCGTGGCCTTGGGCATCGCCAAGGGCGCCTTCGATTATGCCGCCGAATACGCCAAGCAGCGCCCGGCCTTCAACCGCACGCTCTCGGAACTGCATCCGGTGCAGCACAAGCTGGCCAATGTCGCCACCGCCTTCGAGATGGCCTGGCTGTTCCTGCTCGATGCGGCGAAGCGCGACGAGGAAGGCGGCGCCATCGACGTCGCCAGTTCGATGATCAAGCTGACCGCCTCCAATGTGGTGAAGCAGGCCACCGATATCGGCATGGAGATCATGGGCGCCGCCGGCTTCGACACCGCCGCGCCGATGCAGCGCTACTACCGCGACCACCGGCTCTACGCCTTCGCGCCGCTGAATGACGAGATGTGCCGCAACCTGATCGCCGAACGCTATTTCGGCTTCAAGCGCGCCTTCTAG
- a CDS encoding enoyl-CoA hydratase-related protein, with product MSYQTIAFTVDADGVATLTLNRPEMKNAMNGEMYDEARAVVAEVDRDPAIRVLVLTGAGTAFCSGGDFKYQQSQASRQHAARIAEASKLALWLRELDTLSKPLVGRINGAAYGGGLGLVSVCDVAVASAAAKFCLSEVSLGLLPSMISPYVVRKMGISNARAHFLNAAVFDADKACSMGIVHDVAPEAELDAAVRRQVALFLRCAPGAIAATKRLVDFVDRHGYEENFSYTVDRVAEMWSSEEAAEGINSFLGKRKPAWAKAG from the coding sequence ATGAGCTACCAGACAATTGCCTTCACCGTGGATGCCGATGGCGTCGCCACCCTGACGCTGAACCGGCCCGAGATGAAAAACGCCATGAATGGCGAAATGTATGACGAGGCCCGCGCCGTGGTGGCCGAAGTCGACCGCGACCCGGCGATCCGCGTGCTGGTGCTGACCGGCGCCGGCACCGCTTTCTGCTCCGGCGGCGATTTCAAATACCAGCAGAGCCAGGCCAGCCGGCAGCACGCCGCGCGCATCGCCGAGGCGAGCAAGCTGGCTTTGTGGCTGCGCGAACTCGACACGTTGTCGAAGCCGCTGGTCGGTCGCATCAATGGCGCCGCCTATGGCGGTGGGCTTGGCCTGGTCTCGGTCTGCGATGTCGCGGTGGCCAGCGCGGCGGCGAAATTCTGCCTCTCCGAAGTCAGCCTCGGCCTGCTGCCGAGCATGATTTCGCCTTATGTGGTGCGCAAGATGGGCATCTCCAATGCGCGCGCGCATTTCCTCAATGCCGCCGTGTTCGATGCCGACAAGGCATGCAGCATGGGTATTGTGCATGACGTGGCGCCGGAAGCGGAACTCGATGCTGCCGTGCGCCGCCAGGTCGCCCTGTTCCTACGCTGCGCACCGGGCGCCATTGCCGCCACCAAGCGGCTGGTCGATTTCGTCGACCGCCACGGCTATGAGGAGAATTTCTCCTATACCGTCGACCGTGTGGCCGAAATGTGGTCGTCGGAAGAAGCGGCGGAAGGCATCAACAGCTTTCTCGGCAAGCGCAAGCCGGCCTGGGCCAAGGCCGGCTGA
- a CDS encoding acetyl-CoA carboxylase biotin carboxylase subunit, translating into MPSATSLPKLLVANRGEIACRVIRAAKALGLGSVAVYSEADAAAPHVALADEAVLIGPAPAQKSYLDGARIIAVAKETGATLIHPGYGFLAENAGFAEACAAAGITFVGPTPAQIRAMGDKECARRTAAAAGVPVLPGSDQVPANDEAALHLARGIGYPLLIKAAAGGGGIGMRLVAAEADLLAALAATRNLAAKAFGNEAVYFERYVARARHIEVQVFGLGSAGAVHLFERECSFQRRHQKVIEEAPAPNLPQALRQAMAQAAVDLARSLDYVGAGTIEFLYDETREGFYFLEMNTRIQVEHPVTEEITGLDLVAAQIRLALGQALPDFVQADIVAAGHAIEARLYAERPAKNFLPAPGLIERLRLEVMPGIRVESGYAEGQKVTPFYDPMIMKIVAHGADRGEALARLDAALAALDIVGIETNRDFLRRLIAHPEAAAGRAYTRFIEEHLTELVA; encoded by the coding sequence ATGCCGTCCGCCACGTCCTTGCCGAAGCTGCTCGTCGCCAACCGGGGCGAGATCGCCTGCCGCGTCATCCGCGCCGCCAAGGCGCTGGGCCTAGGCAGCGTCGCGGTCTATTCCGAGGCCGATGCGGCGGCGCCGCATGTGGCTTTGGCCGATGAGGCAGTGCTGATTGGCCCGGCGCCGGCGCAGAAAAGCTATCTCGATGGCGCCCGCATCATTGCCGTGGCGAAGGAAACCGGCGCCACGCTGATCCATCCGGGTTATGGTTTCCTGGCCGAGAATGCCGGTTTCGCCGAAGCCTGCGCCGCCGCTGGCATCACCTTTGTCGGCCCGACCCCGGCACAGATTCGCGCCATGGGCGACAAGGAATGCGCGCGCCGCACGGCCGCCGCCGCCGGTGTGCCGGTGTTGCCGGGCAGCGATCAGGTGCCGGCGAATGACGAGGCGGCTTTGCATCTGGCGCGCGGCATCGGCTATCCGCTGCTGATCAAGGCGGCGGCGGGTGGCGGTGGCATCGGCATGCGGCTGGTTGCGGCCGAGGCCGATCTGCTGGCAGCGCTTGCCGCCACGCGTAATCTCGCGGCCAAGGCTTTCGGCAATGAGGCGGTGTATTTCGAACGCTATGTGGCGCGGGCGCGGCATATCGAGGTGCAGGTCTTCGGCCTCGGTTCGGCCGGCGCGGTGCATCTGTTCGAGCGCGAATGCTCGTTTCAGCGCCGGCATCAGAAGGTGATCGAAGAGGCGCCGGCGCCGAATCTGCCGCAGGCGCTGCGCCAGGCGATGGCCCAGGCGGCGGTGGATCTGGCCCGCTCGCTCGATTATGTCGGCGCCGGCACCATCGAATTCCTCTACGACGAAACGCGCGAAGGCTTCTACTTCCTGGAGATGAACACCCGCATCCAGGTGGAGCATCCGGTGACCGAGGAAATCACCGGTCTTGATCTGGTGGCGGCGCAGATCCGCCTGGCGCTGGGCCAGGCGCTGCCGGATTTCGTGCAGGCGGATATCGTGGCGGCGGGTCATGCCATCGAGGCACGGCTCTATGCCGAGCGTCCAGCGAAGAATTTCCTGCCCGCGCCAGGCCTGATCGAGCGGCTGCGGCTGGAGGTGATGCCCGGTATCCGCGTCGAAAGCGGCTATGCGGAAGGCCAGAAAGTGACACCGTTCTACGATCCGATGATCATGAAGATTGTCGCCCATGGCGCCGACCGTGGTGAAGCCCTGGCGCGGCTGGATGCGGCGCTGGCGGCGCTCGATATTGTCGGCATCGAAACCAACCGGGATTTTCTGCGCCGCCTGATCGCGCATCCGGAAGCCGCTGCCGGCCGCGCCTATACCCGTTTCATAGAAGAGCACCTGACCGAACTGGTTGCCTGA
- a CDS encoding cupin domain-containing protein, which translates to MAAETPFLANQEKLARLASRYVTVADLPWKPTPTPGIDMKILLQDKDTGLLTALFRWEPGTSLALHEHVEIEQTYVLEGSIVDDEGEVRAGDYVWRPKGNRHLARSPNGALVISFFLKPNKFLLGDLAGKELV; encoded by the coding sequence ATGGCCGCTGAAACCCCATTCCTGGCCAATCAAGAGAAGCTGGCGCGGCTGGCCTCGCGCTATGTCACCGTGGCCGACCTGCCGTGGAAGCCGACGCCGACACCCGGCATCGACATGAAGATCCTGCTGCAGGACAAGGATACCGGCCTGCTTACCGCCCTGTTCCGCTGGGAACCGGGCACCTCGCTGGCGCTGCATGAGCATGTCGAGATCGAGCAGACCTATGTGCTGGAAGGCAGCATCGTCGATGACGAGGGCGAGGTGCGGGCCGGTGATTATGTCTGGCGTCCGAAGGGCAACCGCCATCTGGCGCGCTCGCCCAATGGCGCGCTGGTGATTTCCTTCTTCCTCAAGCCCAACAAGTTCCTGCTCGGCGATCTCGCCGGCAAGGAACTGGTGTGA
- a CDS encoding hydroxymethylglutaryl-CoA lyase yields the protein MSDLPRFVRIHEEGPREGFQIEAATIPTAEKVAFIEALAETGIKQIDCVSFVNPQRVPGMADAEDVIRFIRKKPGVRYTGLWLNTKGLLRALQTPVDVVGAIRVTASETFCIKNTGMDVAQTLAEQRRWIAIYKEHKLPVEWGYVMTAFGCNYEGFVPPARVVEMVGHVLDLAAEADIKLQGVYLADTVGWGTPLAMERVIGAVRERWPDLPLALHLHDTRGTGLSNAYAALRLGVAQFDTTCAGLGGCPFAGHQGAAGNICTEDMVFMCHEMGLDTGIDIDKLIDCAHMAERIVGHPLPGKVMRGGSLTRYRKSA from the coding sequence ATGTCCGATCTGCCGCGTTTTGTCCGTATCCATGAGGAAGGCCCGCGCGAGGGCTTCCAGATCGAGGCCGCCACCATTCCCACCGCCGAGAAGGTGGCTTTCATCGAGGCTTTGGCGGAAACCGGCATCAAGCAGATCGACTGCGTTTCCTTCGTCAATCCGCAGCGCGTGCCGGGCATGGCCGATGCCGAGGACGTGATCCGCTTCATCCGCAAGAAGCCGGGCGTGCGCTATACCGGCTTGTGGCTCAACACCAAGGGTTTGCTGCGCGCGTTGCAGACGCCGGTGGATGTGGTTGGCGCCATCCGCGTCACCGCGTCGGAGACTTTCTGCATCAAGAATACCGGTATGGATGTGGCACAGACGCTGGCGGAACAGCGACGCTGGATCGCCATTTACAAGGAACACAAGCTGCCGGTGGAGTGGGGTTATGTGATGACCGCCTTCGGCTGCAATTACGAAGGCTTCGTGCCACCGGCCCGGGTGGTGGAGATGGTTGGCCATGTGCTCGATCTGGCGGCGGAAGCCGATATCAAGCTGCAGGGCGTCTATCTCGCCGACACGGTGGGCTGGGGCACGCCGCTGGCGATGGAGCGGGTAATCGGCGCGGTGCGCGAACGCTGGCCGGATCTGCCGCTGGCGCTGCATCTGCACGATACGCGCGGCACCGGCCTGAGCAATGCCTATGCCGCCCTGCGCCTCGGCGTGGCGCAGTTTGACACCACCTGCGCCGGGCTTGGCGGCTGTCCCTTTGCCGGGCATCAGGGCGCAGCTGGCAATATCTGCACCGAGGACATGGTGTTCATGTGCCATGAGATGGGCCTCGATACCGGCATCGATATCGACAAGCTGATCGATTGCGCCCATATGGCGGAACGCATCGTCGGCCATCCGCTGCCGGGCAAGGTGATGCGCGGCGGTAGCCTGACGCGCTATCGCAAGTCGGCGTGA
- a CDS encoding alkene reductase — MTGLLFEPLLLGAWSLPNRIAMAPMTRSRAGADDVPTALNAEYYAQRADAGLIIAEAAQITPEAQGYPRTPGIYNDAQVSGWRQVTDAVHKAGGRIVLQLWHVGRISHAENRRTAEAPVAPSALAAQGKIFTPQGVRDFQQPRGLRTEELPRLAADYAAAARRALAAGFDGVEIHAANGYLIDQFLHASSNQRDDRYGGSIENRCRLLFEICEAVCAAVGADRVGVRLSPFGTFNDVDDPEPEALFAAAIQGLNRFGLAYLHVINLEVTGDRWSKATGAAVVRFARQHYQGKLMAAGGYSRESAEAALREGQADIIAFGRPFIANPDLPYRLRRGLDLAEPQRATFYTEGPQGYTDYPRLQPN, encoded by the coding sequence ATGACCGGATTGCTGTTCGAACCGCTGCTGCTGGGTGCCTGGAGCCTGCCTAACCGCATCGCCATGGCGCCGATGACCCGCTCGCGGGCCGGTGCCGACGATGTGCCGACGGCGCTGAATGCCGAATACTATGCGCAGCGCGCCGATGCCGGCCTGATCATCGCCGAAGCGGCGCAGATCACGCCCGAGGCCCAGGGCTATCCGCGCACGCCGGGCATCTACAACGATGCCCAGGTGTCTGGTTGGCGCCAGGTGACCGATGCCGTGCATAAAGCGGGCGGCCGCATCGTGCTGCAGCTCTGGCATGTCGGCCGCATCTCGCATGCCGAGAATCGCCGCACGGCGGAAGCGCCGGTGGCGCCTTCTGCCTTGGCCGCGCAAGGCAAGATTTTCACGCCCCAGGGCGTGCGCGATTTCCAGCAGCCGCGCGGCCTGCGCACGGAAGAACTGCCGCGCCTCGCCGCCGATTATGCAGCAGCGGCACGCCGCGCGCTCGCCGCCGGCTTCGATGGTGTCGAGATTCATGCCGCCAATGGCTATCTGATCGACCAGTTCCTGCATGCCTCATCGAATCAACGCGACGACCGCTATGGCGGCAGTATCGAGAATCGCTGCCGGCTGCTGTTCGAGATCTGCGAAGCGGTCTGCGCCGCTGTCGGCGCCGACCGGGTGGGCGTGCGGCTTTCGCCCTTCGGCACTTTCAATGATGTGGATGATCCCGAGCCGGAAGCCCTGTTCGCGGCGGCAATCCAGGGCCTCAACCGCTTCGGGCTGGCCTATCTGCATGTCATCAACCTGGAAGTCACCGGCGACCGCTGGAGCAAGGCCACCGGCGCCGCCGTGGTGCGTTTCGCGCGCCAGCATTACCAGGGCAAGCTGATGGCTGCCGGCGGCTATAGCCGCGAAAGCGCCGAGGCCGCCTTGCGCGAGGGCCAGGCCGATATCATCGCCTTCGGCCGTCCGTTCATTGCCAATCCGGACCTGCCCTACCGCCTGCGCCGTGGCCTCGACCTGGCCGAGCCGCAGCGCGCCACCTTCTACACCGAAGGGCCGCAGGGCTACACCGACTATCCCCGCCTGCAGCCGAATTGA
- a CDS encoding biotin transporter BioY has protein sequence MTSRTSVTANEATLLQAALMRGGNAALTRLFGIALGIALLTAGAKISVPFWPVPMTMQTFAVLIVGASLGRAAGAASVLGYLGLGAAGLPVFAGIAAGPAYLMGPTAGYLLGFVVAAACIGWIAERKVERRMLTLTLGGIAAMALIYACGAGWLALQIGAQKAWAVGVLPFLLGDALKIGLAALLLRGLERVARRA, from the coding sequence ATGACCAGTCGCACCAGCGTCACAGCCAATGAAGCTACTCTGTTGCAGGCCGCGCTCATGCGCGGCGGCAATGCCGCGCTTACCCGATTGTTCGGCATTGCGCTGGGCATCGCCCTGCTCACCGCCGGCGCGAAGATTTCCGTGCCGTTCTGGCCGGTGCCGATGACGATGCAGACTTTCGCGGTGCTGATCGTTGGTGCCAGCCTGGGCCGCGCTGCTGGCGCTGCTTCGGTGCTCGGCTATCTCGGCCTCGGCGCCGCCGGCCTGCCGGTCTTCGCCGGTATTGCCGCCGGCCCGGCCTATTTGATGGGGCCGACTGCCGGCTACCTGCTTGGCTTCGTGGTGGCTGCTGCCTGCATCGGCTGGATTGCTGAACGCAAGGTTGAGCGCCGTATGCTGACATTGACGCTCGGTGGTATTGCCGCCATGGCGCTGATCTATGCCTGCGGGGCCGGCTGGCTGGCGCTGCAGATCGGTGCGCAAAAGGCCTGGGCGGTTGGCGTGCTGCCTTTCCTGCTGGGTGATGCGCTGAAAATCGGCCTCGCGGCGTTGCTGCTCCGTGGTCTGGAGCGCGTTGCGCGCCGCGCCTGA
- a CDS encoding ABC transporter substrate-binding protein, translating to MNKFKTLRGCLLAAAAMLLGANGAMAQETIKIGAVYATSGPASFLGIPEERGLRLRAEEVNKNGGINGRKVEVIVYDTEGNGTKAAQQIRRLIDSDKVHIVFGPSSSGESLLVLPIANESKVPIIMHAGTEKVVVPPTPYGFNTPPTDRVVAAHLLGVFKKRGITKLGLLTAADGFGQSGANVVKEQAAEYGVTVVQHEEFNRQDPDITAQVLRVKNSPAQAALVWSAFPAPTIILKNAAAVGLKIPMYNSFAAASRDLLVQGGKDAEGTFVSSMRLLAPETLKDGDPAKAIVLKIYNDYKAKYNEAPATFVAHSYDSMLILEEAVKKIDGPITRDKIRDAMEKVTVTGGNGTFKLSPQQHGLSAESNSMVLLVAKNGEWLVDE from the coding sequence ATGAATAAGTTCAAAACCCTGCGTGGTTGTCTGCTGGCCGCCGCCGCTATGCTGCTCGGTGCCAATGGCGCCATGGCACAGGAAACCATCAAGATCGGCGCGGTCTATGCCACGTCCGGCCCGGCCAGCTTCCTGGGCATTCCGGAAGAGCGCGGCCTGCGCCTGCGCGCCGAGGAAGTGAACAAGAATGGCGGCATCAATGGCCGCAAGGTCGAAGTCATCGTCTATGACACCGAAGGCAACGGCACCAAGGCGGCGCAGCAGATCCGCCGCCTGATCGACTCCGACAAGGTGCATATCGTGTTCGGCCCGTCCAGCTCCGGCGAAAGCCTGCTGGTGCTGCCGATCGCCAATGAATCCAAGGTGCCGATCATCATGCATGCCGGCACCGAGAAGGTGGTGGTGCCGCCGACGCCTTATGGCTTCAACACCCCGCCGACCGACCGCGTCGTCGCCGCGCATCTGCTCGGCGTGTTCAAGAAGCGCGGCATCACCAAGCTCGGCCTGCTGACGGCGGCCGATGGTTTCGGCCAGTCCGGCGCCAATGTGGTGAAGGAGCAGGCGGCGGAATACGGCGTCACCGTGGTGCAGCATGAGGAATTCAACCGCCAGGACCCGGATATCACCGCCCAGGTGCTGCGCGTGAAGAATTCCCCGGCCCAGGCGGCGCTGGTCTGGTCGGCCTTCCCGGCCCCCACCATCATCCTGAAGAATGCCGCTGCCGTCGGCCTGAAGATCCCGATGTATAACAGCTTCGCCGCTGCCAGCCGCGACCTGCTGGTGCAGGGCGGCAAGGATGCCGAGGGCACCTTTGTGTCGTCGATGCGTCTGCTGGCGCCGGAAACGCTGAAAGACGGCGACCCGGCCAAGGCGATCGTGCTGAAGATCTACAACGATTATAAGGCGAAGTATAACGAGGCGCCGGCAACCTTCGTAGCGCATAGCTACGACTCGATGCTGATCCTCGAGGAAGCCGTGAAGAAGATCGACGGCCCGATCACCCGCGACAAGATCCGCGATGCCATGGAAAAGGTGACGGTGACCGGCGGCAACGGCACCTTCAAGCTGTCGCCGCAGCAGCATGGCCTGAGCGCCGAATCAAACTCGATGGTGCTGCTGGTGGCCAAGAACGGCGAGTGGCTGGTGGACGAATAA
- a CDS encoding branched-chain amino acid ABC transporter permease: MIYQIVVSGLTLGAIYALIAIGFTIVFSTMKLINFAHGEFVMAGGLVYGFLHFAVGMPVLAAAGLSLALCCLFGWLVYVLGVKGVDSSNHIAQVMITLGLGITAKGIAQVVIGKNTVFPPALPGLPPLAMGGITIAPQSLWIVIALVLFMAALYLVLKYTWLGLSMRAVAINGYAAVLMGISPNRTSAAAFVVAGLLGGAAGILLAPLASASYDNGIFLGIKGFAAAILGGIGNPVGAVIGGLVLGLAEAVAAGYISSIYKDAITLSLLLVILLLRPQGLIGEKLPQKL; encoded by the coding sequence ATGATTTACCAGATCGTGGTATCCGGTCTGACCCTGGGGGCGATCTACGCTTTGATCGCCATCGGCTTCACCATCGTCTTTTCGACGATGAAGCTGATCAACTTCGCCCATGGCGAATTCGTCATGGCGGGTGGCCTGGTCTACGGCTTCCTTCACTTCGCTGTTGGAATGCCGGTGCTGGCCGCGGCTGGTCTTTCGCTCGCGCTCTGCTGCCTGTTCGGCTGGCTGGTCTATGTCCTGGGCGTAAAAGGTGTGGATAGTTCCAACCACATCGCCCAGGTGATGATCACGCTCGGCCTCGGCATCACCGCCAAGGGCATCGCCCAGGTGGTGATCGGCAAGAATACCGTGTTCCCGCCGGCTCTGCCGGGCCTGCCGCCGCTGGCCATGGGCGGCATCACCATCGCGCCGCAATCGCTGTGGATCGTGATTGCCCTGGTGCTGTTCATGGCGGCGCTCTATCTGGTGCTGAAATACACCTGGCTCGGCCTCAGCATGCGTGCCGTGGCGATCAATGGCTATGCCGCGGTGCTGATGGGCATTTCACCCAACCGCACGTCTGCCGCTGCCTTCGTTGTCGCCGGCCTGCTCGGCGGCGCCGCCGGCATCCTGCTGGCGCCGCTGGCTTCCGCCAGCTACGACAACGGCATCTTCCTCGGCATCAAGGGCTTTGCCGCCGCCATTCTCGGCGGCATCGGTAATCCTGTTGGCGCTGTGATCGGTGGCCTGGTGCTCGGCCTCGCCGAAGCGGTAGCCGCCGGCTATATCAGCTCGATCTACAAGGATGCCATCACGCTGTCGCTGTTGCTGGTGATCCTGCTGCTGCGGCCGCAGGGATTGATCGGCGAAAAGCTGCCGCAGAAACTCTAG